CTCTGCCTCTTCTGTTTGACTGTCAGCTGCTATTTCACTTGATTCTTGCTGGTCATCCTCTTCTTGAGAAGAATGATCACCTTGAGAACCTTTTAAGGTGTTCAGCAGTTCGTTGATTTTATCGTTAACAGGCTCGACAGATTTTTTAATCATTTCCTGTACTTCAGATTCTTTCATATCTAATTCACCTTCTTGTTTAGATTTATGAGAACGCTCCGACTGAGCACTGGCAATAAGGTCGTTAATCACCTCTTGAGCTTCCAGAAGCTTGCGATAATTTTCTTCATTAATTGTTCGGCCTGCTTTTTCTGCAGGCTTAAAGAATTTCATGATTTTCTGCATGATCCCCTCGGACTGGTTCTTTCGGTCGTCCTGCTCCTGAGCCTCATTTTTGAAAGATAAAGTCTGGCTCTCTTCCGCTTCTCCAGATTGAGATAAAACAGCTGCGCTTGGACCCGATTCCTCAACAGGAACCACGTTTTCTTCGATCCTTACTTCCCTTGGCTCTCCCGTAAAAGTGACATTTCCTTGGTCATCCATTTCATAACCCAGTTGGATCAATTTCACTTCTTCTAGCAAGTAATCCTCTAACCGGATAATCACGGAGTCTTGAAGGGTGGAATGCACATACGATTCCGTAGTGTCTGAATCAAAGGTAGCGTACACTTGCCTTCGGACTAACCGTTCCCTTTGTTCCAATGAGCCATTTATCGCTTTGGCCACGACCTCATCTGTAATCTCGCCAACCTCTTCTTTCTGCACGTTTTTCTTGGATGAAGCGTTAGAGGATTCTTTATCAGATGACTTACTTTTCACTGCGATATATTTAGCTTTTGGGACAGCCGGCTCATCGACAAGAGAAACGGCATTGACCACCCATCCTTCGCCTTCTTCTAAATCGGCTAGCGTTGTCCGTTTCTGAGCTGCATTCTTTTCTGACCGTTTCGATTTAAGACTCGCTTTTTCAATGGCCATAATCGAAAATCCTCCCAATCGTCCATCTTTCACCGCTTCCCAGGAAGCATCATTTGTGACTCGGACTCCTAACATCCAACTTCCTTTTGGTACAACTTTTTCTTGATTAATGTGTAAATCAACAGGAACAATGTAAGATTCGATAACTTTTCCCACATTGTTCAGCGAGTGCTGCAGGTCGATATTGCCGTACTCTTCAACAAATTGATGGGCTACTTCCTCGATCTTCTCTGCACTTACGACGTCTCCGTCCGTATCTTCCTCTTCTGGAATAAGAACGGGTCCATGGACAATCCTCTTTTCCTCGTTCTTAAAGACGAGAGGCGCTGTCAATTCAGGCATGAGTCTCTCTCCTTTCCTAAGAATTATTGAGTTTCCTCTATTGCTAAACCACTCCCAACACCTCCCCATAGGAATTTGTTTTTTGTTGGTACAACTTTTAACTGAGTAAACTTTACAGCTTTTTCGACTCCCATTAAAATGTGGAAGAGTTTTCATTAATAAGGAGGTCTACTCATGAAAAAAGTTTTAAGTATCATCCTATTTTTAGGAATCTTTATACTAGCAGCATGTAGTGCAAACTCTGGATCAGTTCCTGAGTATGAAATCACGAACGAGAATTTAGAAAGTAACGGAACAGAACATTTAACCGTTAGCACTGACGCCACTGAAGAAGAAAAACTCAAGGAAATCGTTCGTGATATCTCCCATAAATATACGGAGTCTGATTCCGTTCGTATTTACATAACAAATGGAGAAGATCGAAATGATCCAGCTGTCATGACAGCAAAGTATGCCAATACCGATAAGGGGTTATTTCAAACCGGATTAGAAAGCACTGATAATTTTTACGCAGACTATATAGAAAGTAATATCGATAAGTAGGTCATTCCAATGGCCTGCTTATTTTCGTGTAACCAATTAAGCACTCATTGGATAATAAGGCGTGGTAAGAATCGTTTCATTCTTCTTAGGTAAATACGGACGCATACGACAACGACAATTAATCCATTCCCCAATGGGGCCACTGCGATCTAATGGCCGCATTAATCCGTTGGAGAATCGTTCATCCCTTCTCACCACTTCGCCATGTAAGGAAACATGGTCATAGCGATCACTGGAATCTCTTCCTCTTACTCTACGATCGCCTACCGTTAACCATTGCTTGTATTGCACATCATAATCTTGCATGGTTCTCTCAATGCCTTCATTCTGCGCCCCTTGGACTTCGGTTCTAGCAATCGTTCGCAAGCGATAGTCTCTAAGGTGGCTAAAATCTGCTCTCAGGGAACGAGCTGCTTCATCAATGCCTACCCCCTCTTCAAAACCAGCTGCTAGTGTTCCAGCAAAGTCTCCTTTGATCCGTTCGAAAGTATCTTTAGAAAAAGTATAGATTCGATTCTTTAATTCTTCGGTTGCTTGATCACTGAATTCACTTAAAGCAATTTCAACGCCTTGCTCGGCAATGTCATCAGCGGTTAATTGCCTTCCTGTTGCCGCACTCACTAAACCTTCCTCAGAGATGATTTCACTCATCTGCTCAAAGGGAGCTTCCATGATGAGATCAATAAGAGCTTTTTGTTCTGCTGGATTGCCCGGCAGATAACCTTTCTCCCTCAATGCTTGGATGAAAGACGATTCTAATCCCACCTGCGCGCGAAACAACCGATTGCTTAACCGGTCTTCAATCGAGAGAATCTCTTCTTCACGATCCTTCATGGCTGGATAGAATCCGTAACTGCTCATGAACTTCATCACTTGGAGATTCATACGTTCAGCTGTTTTCTTATCCATCCCTCATCACCCTTTGGTTGCCGTCTTAATCAGCTTTTCATGTAAGTCTTTCATCGATCGCATGATCGCTTGCACTTCTTCGTTGCTCGCATCTAACGGCCTACCATTGACGAAATGGCGATCCATGTTGGGATCCTCGAGAGGCTCTTTCCCCATATCCATGAGGACCATATTAGGACTGTACGCTCCCATGCTAAACAATTTATCTAGTCGGTTAATCTCTTTATCTACATCTCTCGTATCAATCTGTTTAAAGCGAAACACCCAATCGGTGACTCCTAACCCTTCCTGCAGCAGGAATCGATTGATACGGTTTTCGAGTAACTCCTGTTTGGGCTTTACGATTGATTGTTTATAAATCTCGGTAGCTTCGCTGGCACTGGATCCTCCCAGCTGTCCTTCTACCGTTATTCCAGCACGATAAGGTGGAACTCCATGAGCCGATAAAACCTCATCTCGATTATCCTGGCGGAACATACGGAAGCTCGCTTCTTTGGTGTCTGTACTTAGCGCTTGGAAATTGAATTCAATTGGCTCCTCGCTCATATCTCCTTCGGCTTTCTTTGCCGTTAACACAAGCGTGGAGTGATTGGACTTTTTCACATCCTGCTGGAAGAACTTCTGGATTTGTTTCTCGGTATCTTCATCTAATTCCGCTCCGCTCACCGTAACGGCATAAGCAGGAATCGCATGGTTATCAAAAAAGGAGATATTGTACTCCTGGCGTTCACGATCCCCCAATACCGCTCCTAATGCCGGCATGATATCGGGTATGCCATAGTAATCGGACCGGCTAGTGTAATTTCGGATATGAAGAACTTCATTAGCCCGCTCGCTTTCATCCAGTTCACCAAGCTTAAAATACTCGCCGGTTTGATAATGAACGTCTTGCTCTAAACCAAACCGTTTGAACCATACACGCTCCGATCCCCGGATTTGCACGTAACGGTCCATATCTTTATGGCGCCGCATCGTATGAGAAGGAATATGTTCGATTCCAACTAATTCCTGATCTTTATTCCTAATTACTTCATGATATCCATCCCCAGTGGCTTCAAAATCGACCATCACTTGGTCGTTAATTTCCGATAACGTTAATAAGGGATTCGGGTTCTTGAGAAAATCATTCGCTACTTTCCTCTGCTCCTCGCTAGGATTTTCCACTTCATCCGCTGCTTCTAAATACCACCCTAAGCCTGCTATATCTCTTGCCTTTGTCTTTACCGAACGATAATGGTGGGTATTCATTTCTAAGAGCTCTGCCAGGGCTTCAGGATTATAAAGGGGTTGGATCAAACCATATTCCCCGTACGCCGTTTTAAAGCGGTCACTGGGAATCTTTTTTGAGCCCCCATCACTATCCTGTTTGATCGCATATCGGTCCATATACTTTTGAGAAACCACTTCCCCATCATCCAGCACATAGGCATGCGTTTTGGCCATCTTTCATCACCTCCAGCTGTCATTAATAACTTCTCGCTTTTACTTTTGGTTTGGCTTTGTATCGTTCGAATCGATTGAGTGCCTGAGTCATGCTATCCACCTGGTCATCATGTTTTCCATTCGGAAAAGATACACATTCTTCAACAAAATCATGCACCCATGGGGCCACAGATGGATCCGGAATATAAACATTCCCAGCTTCGATTTGTGGGGAAACAGCATAAGCCCTGGCTTCTTTACTTCCATTAGGCTCAATCGGTATCAGTCCTGTAATTCTTTTCTTTAAAGAAGAGATAACGGCAGGTCCATTGGCTTTATCCTCAATCAACTTAGCCCTTGCCTTTGGCCACTTTGCGGAAAGGCTGATTACCGCCTTGATAGTTTCATTAAAACTTAGGCGTCCTCTCACCTGGTCTAATAAATAACGGTCGGCCCCTTTCTTTCCCCACACTTGTCCAACCACGTAGTCAGAAGCCTTACTATCCTTGAAGGTCATATCCCACGATTGAATGATTTCGTCGAAGTGACCCGGGGCCCTAGAGTAATATTGAAACCAGCCACGTTTAATAATAGCTCCTCCAGCTGGCGAAGGCCGTTGTTGATACAAAGCCGTCCAGGTCTGGCTGCCGACTTCAATTTTTTTGTTATCTGCCCACTCCTCGTCGAATCCAAGTTCAGGACAGAGCGGTTCTCCTATTTCCCGTTGCAACAGATCATCTTCGTCTTCGGCTATAGCCGGCATCCGAATTCCTTCCCAGTCATAAGGACTTTGTTCCAGCAGCCGCCCAACTAAATCATCTTCATGCCACCGAGTCATGATGACAATGACAGATCCACCTTTATGAAGACGCGTGGATAGGGTCGCTTCCCATTCGCCCCAAACCTTGTCTCTCATGGTCTGGGAGTCTGCTTCTTCCTTGTTTTTGAACGGATCATCAATAACGAGAAGGTCTGCCCCTTCCCCGGTGATGGAACCCCCAATCCCAGTGGCGATCATTCCGCCGGTATGGCCATGAATGCCCCAATTATTCTGAGCCGCATTGATAGACGACAAGGAGATACCAAATAATCCTGGGCCATATTCATTAACCTTTTCACGATTTAAGCGCCCAAACTTACGAGCTAATGAGTCGGAATAAGAAGCAGCGATCACTCGTTTATCCGGATTCTTCGATAGAAAATATGAAGGAAAAGACTCGGTCACTGTCATGGATTTCCCATGCCGTGGAGGCAATTCAATAATTAAATGCTTTTGCTGTCCATGAGCAATGGGTTCCAGTCTTTCGGAAATATATTCAGTATGACGGAAATGCCGGTAATTTCCTCGATGGACTCGAACGACATAATCCTTAAAAGAGCGCTTGGCCAATTCATTTTGGGCTGCTTCAACAATGGAGTCACGTTGATGGTTTGTTAAGTTTAGCAAGCTCTCTCAACTCCTCCATGCTCAACCCACTTAAATCTAAAGGATTTTCTTTTTGGCCAACACTAGGGGATACCTTAGCTTTTGCTTTCTCGATGACCAACTTCTCCTCATCAAGCAGCTTCCGGTGATTAAATTGAGTTTCAATCTCGTGTTTCAATTTGATGGTCCGCATTTTTTGTCCTTGGACACGTGTGAGAGCATCCTCGATCTTTAAGATGTCATCGATTTTCCGATACTCTTTCTCGGCAATCTCGGTAACTACTAGCTCCTGCTTGTTTCGTGTAACGATCTTGGTTTCACCGGATTTATCATCATAGACTTCCATTGGTTCTTTCACGGATTGTAGCTCCTGGAGCACTCTTTTCTCTTTCTGAGTTAATCCATTCATCGCGTCTTTGATCCGTTGCAACATGCGCCTTTCTCGGATGGAAAGAATGCGGATATTCTCCTCCAGCTGCAATAAGGGGGATGTATCGATCCCATGAAAAAGAGAACGTTCCTCATCTGAAAGAACGTCCTCAAAAATGGTTTCATATTCACCTGTCGTTACCGCATTTTTATTTTGATAAGGAGCCGCGCCTCCCGGGTTCCCTTTAGCATTCTGATTCCCAGGAGGGGCTCCGCGTGGTTTAGGAGCGCTCTTTTTCGGTTTAGGAGCGCTCCCTTTCAATTCTTTCTCCCATTGATCTGTTGCTTTCCATTTCCTTATCGTGCTACTGGAAACGTCAAACTGTTCAGCAAGATCAACAAGTTTTATATTTCCTTCCCTTTTCAGCCATTGCTTCTTTGCCTTATCCCTCCTGGGGTCACGTGGTCGAGGCATTACATCATCACCCACCTCCGATGGCTTCCATAGGATTTGTGTTTGTTTCAGTATTCATCGTCTTTTTGCAATTGGAGGTCTAATTCAATTAGTTTCTTCAAATCCTCCACGGATTCAATCTTGATGTGTCCGCCTTGAAAGTCACGCACCCATCTCGTAATCCCAGCATTGACGATCTTTCGATATTTATCTTTGGATTCTTCTATATCTTCAATTTGCTTTAACTCATATTGGATTTTTAATGATTCTTTTTCGTCAATCGAACTTTTGTTCGTGTTTTTCATTGCCAGCCACCTAGCCTTCCATTAGAATAGAAGTGAGAGCGTGTCCTTCACTCAACCGTGGCCACGGTACGAACACGCTCTCTGCCAGGTTGCTCTGGCAACCCCTTTCAAAGGAGGGTGCTACTCACACCCTCCTTTTTATTATTCCTCATTACGTGGATTCAGTAACTTTGGTGTAATCCCTGTGTATTCCTCATACCTCTTCTTAATTGCATCACAAAAATAAGGATCCAGTTCTAGTAAACCACAATCTCTTCCCAGCTGTTCACAAGCTAGTAAGGTGGATCCGCTACCTCCAAAGAAATCTACTACAAAATCACCTTTCTTGCTGCTGTTTTTCAATGGAATAGAAATGAGTTCCAATGGTTTTTGCGTTGGATGCACATATTTTGAAACATCCCCTCGAGAAACTTCCCAAACTGATTCAGGTTCAGGTTCTTCAACAGGTAACCCCGCTTTCCAAACTGTCGTTTGTTTCCGATCCCCGTACCAATA
This Halobacillus salinarum DNA region includes the following protein-coding sequences:
- a CDS encoding phage head morphogenesis protein is translated as MDKKTAERMNLQVMKFMSSYGFYPAMKDREEEILSIEDRLSNRLFRAQVGLESSFIQALREKGYLPGNPAEQKALIDLIMEAPFEQMSEIISEEGLVSAATGRQLTADDIAEQGVEIALSEFSDQATEELKNRIYTFSKDTFERIKGDFAGTLAAGFEEGVGIDEAARSLRADFSHLRDYRLRTIARTEVQGAQNEGIERTMQDYDVQYKQWLTVGDRRVRGRDSSDRYDHVSLHGEVVRRDERFSNGLMRPLDRSGPIGEWINCRCRMRPYLPKKNETILTTPYYPMSA
- the terL gene encoding phage terminase large subunit translates to MLNLTNHQRDSIVEAAQNELAKRSFKDYVVRVHRGNYRHFRHTEYISERLEPIAHGQQKHLIIELPPRHGKSMTVTESFPSYFLSKNPDKRVIAASYSDSLARKFGRLNREKVNEYGPGLFGISLSSINAAQNNWGIHGHTGGMIATGIGGSITGEGADLLVIDDPFKNKEEADSQTMRDKVWGEWEATLSTRLHKGGSVIVIMTRWHEDDLVGRLLEQSPYDWEGIRMPAIAEDEDDLLQREIGEPLCPELGFDEEWADNKKIEVGSQTWTALYQQRPSPAGGAIIKRGWFQYYSRAPGHFDEIIQSWDMTFKDSKASDYVVGQVWGKKGADRYLLDQVRGRLSFNETIKAVISLSAKWPKARAKLIEDKANGPAVISSLKKRITGLIPIEPNGSKEARAYAVSPQIEAGNVYIPDPSVAPWVHDFVEECVSFPNGKHDDQVDSMTQALNRFERYKAKPKVKARSY
- the terS gene encoding phage terminase small subunit, whose product is MPRPRDPRRDKAKKQWLKREGNIKLVDLAEQFDVSSSTIRKWKATDQWEKELKGSAPKPKKSAPKPRGAPPGNQNAKGNPGGAAPYQNKNAVTTGEYETIFEDVLSDEERSLFHGIDTSPLLQLEENIRILSIRERRMLQRIKDAMNGLTQKEKRVLQELQSVKEPMEVYDDKSGETKIVTRNKQELVVTEIAEKEYRKIDDILKIEDALTRVQGQKMRTIKLKHEIETQFNHRKLLDEEKLVIEKAKAKVSPSVGQKENPLDLSGLSMEELRELAKLNKPST
- a CDS encoding phage portal protein, which codes for MAKTHAYVLDDGEVVSQKYMDRYAIKQDSDGGSKKIPSDRFKTAYGEYGLIQPLYNPEALAELLEMNTHHYRSVKTKARDIAGLGWYLEAADEVENPSEEQRKVANDFLKNPNPLLTLSEINDQVMVDFEATGDGYHEVIRNKDQELVGIEHIPSHTMRRHKDMDRYVQIRGSERVWFKRFGLEQDVHYQTGEYFKLGELDESERANEVLHIRNYTSRSDYYGIPDIMPALGAVLGDRERQEYNISFFDNHAIPAYAVTVSGAELDEDTEKQIQKFFQQDVKKSNHSTLVLTAKKAEGDMSEEPIEFNFQALSTDTKEASFRMFRQDNRDEVLSAHGVPPYRAGITVEGQLGGSSASEATEIYKQSIVKPKQELLENRINRFLLQEGLGVTDWVFRFKQIDTRDVDKEINRLDKLFSMGAYSPNMVLMDMGKEPLEDPNMDRHFVNGRPLDASNEEVQAIMRSMKDLHEKLIKTATKG
- a CDS encoding XkdF-like putative serine protease domain-containing protein produces the protein MPELTAPLVFKNEEKRIVHGPVLIPEEEDTDGDVVSAEKIEEVAHQFVEEYGNIDLQHSLNNVGKVIESYIVPVDLHINQEKVVPKGSWMLGVRVTNDASWEAVKDGRLGGFSIMAIEKASLKSKRSEKNAAQKRTTLADLEEGEGWVVNAVSLVDEPAVPKAKYIAVKSKSSDKESSNASSKKNVQKEEVGEITDEVVAKAINGSLEQRERLVRRQVYATFDSDTTESYVHSTLQDSVIIRLEDYLLEEVKLIQLGYEMDDQGNVTFTGEPREVRIEENVVPVEESGPSAAVLSQSGEAEESQTLSFKNEAQEQDDRKNQSEGIMQKIMKFFKPAEKAGRTINEENYRKLLEAQEVINDLIASAQSERSHKSKQEGELDMKESEVQEMIKKSVEPVNDKINELLNTLKGSQGDHSSQEEDDQQESSEIAADSQTEEAEPGSEDDEGEETSTKSSADTPTDEEWDKVMKELEKAKQHQPFSRRLAGQDNQSEKSQETQNDRNAFGFKRKAE